One part of the Candidatus Mancarchaeum acidiphilum genome encodes these proteins:
- a CDS encoding HAD family hydrolase: MATNKTKKEIKLAVFDIDGTIVRSKNGSSIFRLLDSRKGLGKEAQELREKYKDNLDEARLLEWSIKSFELYQKHGVTQDDILELAISHLKPALGLKKMINYLHKNGIKIAVVSGSIKNAFDIFAEANNIKIDYEFISNHYIFDKNGRLVDKEIHNYNFSGKVKAISEICKNEGISLDNVLFIGDGVNDKDALREVGLGIAFNTDDVEVIESANVHVKGKSFSSILKLLEEMIEQD; this comes from the coding sequence ATGGCAACCAATAAAACCAAAAAGGAGATAAAATTAGCAGTCTTTGATATTGACGGCACAATTGTAAGGTCAAAGAACGGAAGCTCCATATTCAGGTTATTGGACAGCAGGAAAGGCTTGGGCAAGGAGGCGCAGGAACTTAGGGAAAAATACAAAGACAACTTGGATGAAGCCAGACTCCTGGAATGGTCGATAAAGTCCTTTGAACTATACCAAAAGCACGGAGTCACGCAAGATGACATCTTAGAACTTGCAATAAGCCACCTTAAGCCTGCGTTAGGCCTTAAGAAAATGATAAACTACCTGCATAAAAACGGTATAAAAATTGCCGTAGTCTCTGGAAGCATTAAAAATGCATTTGACATTTTTGCCGAAGCAAATAACATAAAGATAGATTATGAGTTCATATCAAACCATTACATATTTGATAAAAATGGCAGGCTTGTGGACAAAGAGATACATAATTACAACTTTTCGGGGAAGGTAAAAGCGATATCCGAAATTTGCAAAAATGAAGGCATAAGCCTGGATAACGTGCTCTTCATCGGCGATGGGGTTAATGATAAAGATGCCTTAAGGGAAGTAGGATTGGGAATTGCTTTCAATACTGATGATGTAGAAGTAATAGAGTCAGCAAATGTACATGTAAAAGGAAAAAGTTTCTCCAGCATACTGAAATTGCTGGAAGAGATGATAGAGCAGGATTAG
- a CDS encoding arylmalonate decarboxylase, whose translation MPRSKGRIGLIVPANNAAIEYDFWKMVPEGVTVHSTRMPSVKGDEPYNAQEISKFKSDLQSAISLIDKVSDLIVYGRTYGSRYHSGIINLSNKKIILPEEEVIKKLKSNNAKSIYMISPYNKRRTIDTIRFFEYRSIRVSKYVYMDKKSGVEISDTKTADLYGLVKGALESSDNFDAVYIASTALSTYGMKRYIDSSESKLILTENITAFESALRLLDNVD comes from the coding sequence ATGCCAAGAAGTAAAGGTAGAATTGGGCTTATAGTCCCAGCAAACAATGCAGCTATAGAATATGATTTTTGGAAAATGGTACCTGAAGGTGTAACTGTGCATTCAACACGCATGCCATCGGTCAAAGGCGACGAGCCATATAATGCACAGGAGATATCAAAATTCAAATCAGACTTGCAAAGTGCAATATCCTTGATAGACAAAGTTTCAGACCTGATAGTCTATGGAAGAACTTATGGGTCTAGATACCACTCAGGCATAATAAACCTATCCAATAAAAAAATAATACTTCCAGAAGAAGAGGTTATAAAAAAGCTGAAATCAAACAATGCCAAAAGCATCTATATGATATCTCCGTATAACAAGAGGAGGACTATTGATACGATAAGGTTTTTTGAGTATCGTTCCATTCGTGTAAGTAAGTATGTCTATATGGATAAGAAAAGTGGCGTGGAGATATCCGATACCAAGACTGCTGATCTGTATGGCTTAGTCAAGGGAGCTCTTGAATCATCTGATAACTTTGACGCGGTATACATAGCTTCTACAGCATTATCCACCTATGGCATGAAGCGTTATATTGATAGCAGCGAAAGCAAGTTGATCCTGACCGAGAATATTACAGCATTTGAAAGTGCTTTAAGGCTATTGGATAATGTAGATTAG
- a CDS encoding peroxiredoxin, giving the protein MVANIDIGQKIPEVKSKVYYPKEDKIEDITLPVKGKWNVLTFYPGDFTFVCATDLEELEKKYRDFKDENAEVFAISADSIFSHREWAQTSPRVSKSQIPLVEDFKKSMISQYGFLNEESGAARRGLIIIDPEGNLQYYSVFNDNLGKDVDHIYNAFQGLKYLHDTPNKEGHMCALPANWRKGKETLNIDLVKDIGKL; this is encoded by the coding sequence ATGGTAGCAAATATAGATATAGGACAGAAGATCCCAGAGGTAAAATCAAAAGTCTACTATCCAAAAGAGGATAAAATTGAAGATATAACACTCCCTGTAAAAGGCAAATGGAATGTTCTGACTTTCTATCCTGGCGATTTTACATTCGTATGCGCTACGGATCTAGAAGAACTTGAGAAGAAGTACAGGGATTTCAAGGATGAGAATGCAGAAGTTTTTGCAATAAGCGCAGACAGCATTTTCTCCCATAGGGAATGGGCCCAGACTTCACCACGTGTATCAAAAAGCCAGATACCATTGGTAGAGGATTTTAAGAAATCCATGATAAGCCAGTATGGATTCCTGAACGAAGAAAGTGGTGCTGCAAGGAGAGGGCTGATAATAATAGACCCGGAAGGAAATCTGCAGTATTATTCAGTCTTCAATGACAATCTTGGCAAAGATGTTGACCACATCTATAACGCATTCCAGGGATTGAAGTACCTGCATGATACCCCTAACAAGGAAGGGCATATGTGCGCATTGCCTGCAAACTGGAGAAAAGGGAAGGAAACCCTAAATATAGACCTTGTAAAGGACATAGGCAAGCTTTGA
- a CDS encoding Lrp/AsnC family transcriptional regulator codes for MFNKIDKDIINLLYYNGDISSDEIASKLGVSKGTVRNRLIRLKDEGVIKNYGIRAKLQKIGMAEVIVGLEIAPENYIQATKDIASYGWVNELYRTSGDHSVVAIIISDSETIQDKVADLLNVKGVKNVYPSFVQDLIK; via the coding sequence ATGTTTAATAAAATTGATAAAGATATCATAAACCTACTTTATTACAACGGAGATATTTCATCAGATGAAATCGCCTCCAAGCTTGGCGTAAGCAAAGGTACGGTAAGGAACCGGCTGATACGATTAAAGGATGAAGGGGTAATTAAAAACTATGGAATTAGGGCTAAATTGCAGAAGATAGGTATGGCGGAGGTTATAGTAGGATTGGAGATTGCCCCTGAAAATTACATACAGGCAACCAAGGATATTGCATCTTATGGTTGGGTAAATGAATTGTACAGGACTTCAGGGGACCATTCAGTAGTAGCTATAATTATATCCGATAGTGAAACAATTCAGGATAAAGTTGCAGACCTGCTTAATGTCAAGGGAGTGAAGAATGTATACCCATCGTTTGTCCAAGATTTGATCAAATAG
- a CDS encoding endonuclease III domain-containing protein yields the protein MEMVNDKKFNEIVSILENKYKNVGYYLNFKTPIDLLVAAILSPQTRDTTINKLTPKLFENYHTAADYAHADKAELLSYISSVTFANPKAERIIEACRIVDEKYGGRVPDEKEDLLKLPGIGEKTAVTILINAYGKVEGIPVDTWVIKLSERIGLADSKNPDKIEEELKSKIDKKYWHNFAYILKEHGKELCGSIPHCSKCPLNGICPKNGVTKSL from the coding sequence ATGGAAATGGTAAACGACAAGAAGTTTAATGAGATAGTGAGCATCCTTGAAAACAAATATAAAAATGTTGGATATTACCTCAACTTCAAGACCCCTATAGACTTGCTTGTGGCTGCCATACTATCACCGCAGACAAGAGATACAACCATAAATAAGCTTACCCCAAAACTGTTTGAAAATTATCATACTGCAGCTGATTATGCGCATGCGGACAAGGCAGAACTTCTATCTTACATAAGCAGCGTTACATTTGCCAACCCTAAGGCGGAAAGAATAATAGAAGCATGCAGAATTGTAGATGAGAAATACGGCGGCAGGGTACCGGACGAAAAAGAGGATTTGCTAAAGCTTCCTGGGATAGGAGAGAAGACAGCAGTTACAATACTGATAAATGCATATGGAAAGGTGGAAGGCATACCAGTGGATACATGGGTAATAAAACTATCAGAGCGGATAGGTCTGGCAGATTCAAAAAACCCGGACAAGATAGAGGAAGAGCTGAAGTCAAAGATCGACAAAAAATACTGGCACAATTTTGCATATATACTGAAGGAGCACGGGAAGGAATTATGCGGAAGTATACCACATTGCAGCAAATGCCCCTTGAATGGCATATGTCCAAAGAATGGGGTTACTAAGAGCCTATAG